Part of the Ruania alba genome is shown below.
GACTGGGGCTCTCGCATGTGGGCTGGACCCGGACCGACTCACCGTGCTGGTCACGGGTGGCTCGCTCGGCGCGCTGCGGCTGAACACGCAGGTACCCACCGTGGCCGAGGATCTGGTCGCGGCCGGTGCCCAGGTGCTGCACGTGAGCGGCAACGGCAAGGTCGGCCAGGTCCGGCAGGCCCGATCAGCGATGCCGGACCACGTTCGGGCGCACTATCACGTGCGGGAGTATCTGACCGAGATGCACGAGGCGCTCGCCTGTGCCGACCTCATGATCGGCCGGTCCGGTGCCGGCACAGTGAGCGAGCTGGCCGCCCTGGGCATCCCTGCCGTCTACGTGCCGTTGCCCGTCGGCAACGGGGAGCAGCGCCGCAACGCCGCCGGAGTGGTCCACGCCGGCGGGGGGCTGCTGGTGGCCGACGACGCCCTCACCACGCCCTGGCTGCGTGAGCACGTGGTGGCGTTGCTCGTCGACCGTGAACGCCTCCAGGCGATGGGCACCGCGGCCGCCGAGGTGGGCGTGCGCGACGCGGCCGCACGCCTGGCCGACCTGGTGCTGGCGGCCGCCGACGGGCACCACCGATGAGAGTGCACTTCGTGGCCATCGGTGGCGCCGGGATGTCGGTGATCGCCGAGCTGATGCTGGCCGACGGCGTCACTGTCTCCGGTTCCGACCGGCAGGACTCCGCCGTGCTGCAACGCCTGCAGCGGCGTGGAGCCACGGTGCACGTGGGGCACGACGCCGCCCACGTGGCCGGTGCGGACCTGGTGGTGGTCTCCTCAGCGATCAGCGGAGACAACCCCGAGGTCACCGCGGCCCGCGCTGCCGGTATCGATGTGGTGCACCGGTCGGTGGCGCTGACCCGCGCCGCCGAGGGCAAGGACTTCGTGGCGGTGGCCGGAGCACACGGGAAGACCACCACCTCGGCAATGCTCGCCGTCGCGCTGCGCGAGGCCGGGCAGGACCCCGCGTTCGCGATCGGTGGTGCCGTGCTCGCGCTCGGCAGCGGTGCCCATGCAGGCACCGGTGAGGTGTTCGTGGCCGAGGCGGACGAGTCGGACGGGTCCTTCCTGAACTACTCGCCCCGGGTGGCCGTGGTGACGAACATCGAACCGGACCACCTGGATCACTACGGCACGGCTGACGCCTTCGAGGCAGCCTTCGAGGAGTTCGCCGACCGGGTGGTCCCGGGCGGGGTGGTGATCACCTGCGCCGACGATCCCGGCGCACGACGCTTCGCCGACCGGGCCCGGGCACGGGGCGTGCGAGTACGTACCTATGGCACCAGCAGCGCTGCGGATGTGCGCCTCACCGACGTGCACCTCACCCCTGGTGCGGCCACGGCACGCCTGCTCGCCGCCGAGGGGGAGCTCGCTCTGGAGCTCGCTGTACCGGGGGAGCACAACCTGCTCAATGCCACGGCGGCATGGTGCGCCGGCGTCGAGCTCGGTGTGGATCCGGCGGTGATGAGTCAGTCCCTTGCCGCGTTCACCGGGACGGCACGGCGGTTCGAGCTGCGCGGCGCGGCGGGGGGTGTGCGGGTGGTCGACGACTACGCCCACAACCCGACCAAGGTGGCCGCTGCCGTGCGGACCGGTCGCGGCGCGGTGGGTGCCGGCCGCTTGATCGTGCTGTTCCAACCGCATCTGTTCTCCCGCACCGAGACGTTTGCTGCCGAGTTCGCCGACGCGCTGGCCGGAGCGGACGAGGTGATCCTCACCGCGATCTACCCGGCGCGGGAGGAGCCCCGCCCCGGGGTGACCTCGGCGCTGATCTGCGACCTGCTGCCCGGGTCGCGCTACCTGGAGGATCACCGGGAAGCGGCCCACGCAGCAGCAGCGCTCGCCACCGAGGGCGACCTGGTGATGACGATCGGTGCCGGGGACGTGACCGTCCTCGGCGAGGTGATCCTGGACCGTCTCCGGGAGCGTGAGAGCTGATGCGGGCACCTGCTCAGCCGCGTGGGCGCGGGGCGCGCCCCTCGGACTCCGCAGCGTCCGGGCAAGCGACGGCGGCTCCACGCAGCACGACGGCCGTGGCCGGGCGACCGGCCTCCGCCCGCCCGCCCGCCAAGGAAGCGCGTGCCACGCAGAAGGAGCAGGGACGAGCAGCCCGCCGGGCCGACCGCGAGCAGCGGCGGGCGGAGCGGCAACAGCGGCGCGAGGTGGCGGCAGCGGAGAAGGACGCGCAACGGGGCCGTGGTGCCCAGCTCAGCGAGCGGATCGCGGAGCGACGCGCGGCCGTACGTCGGCTGCGGTGGCGCGCGATCGGCGCCACGATCGCGGCGATCGGCGTGCTCGCCGGCCTGGGGTGGGTGGCGTTCGCCTCGCCGGTCCTCACCGTGCATGCCGACGACGTGGACGTGTCCGGCACCTCGGACTACGTGCGGGAGGAACGCGTCCAGGAGATCGCCGCCATGGCGCACGACGTCCCGCTCGCTCGCGTGGACACGGCCGCGCTCGCCGAGGAGATCCGCGCCCTGGCCGCCGTCCGGGACGTCCAGGTTCGGCGAGCATGGCCGAACGGGCTGGCGGTGGTCCTGGAACCTCGGGTCCCGGTGGCCACCGTGTCCGACGGCGACCGGTACGCACTGCTGGACGCCGAGGCCGTGGTGATGGCCAGGCGAGACGATCCGGTGGAGGGGGTTCCCGAGGTCACCGTGCCGTTGCAGGATCCGGCCACGGCAGAATCGCTGACGGCGGTGCTCACCGTGCTGGCGGCACTGCCGGAGGATCTCCGTGCCGACGTGGCCAGCGCGGGCGCCGAGACGCCCTACCAGGTACGTCTGGAGCTCGCCGGTGGCGCTGAGGTGGTGTGGGGGAGTGCCGAGGAGAACGCGCTCAAGGTCGAGGTGCTACAGACACTCCGACAGGTGGAGGCGTCCGGGTACGACGTCTCCGCGCCGCGCTCTCCCATCACCACGGAGTGAACCGCATCGGCGCATCATCAGGTGGCCGATCCGGCGGAACGCACAGCTGAGACGACGCGCCGACGACACACCCCTCGATGTCGTTGCTCAATAGGGGTGGGGCACCTAGCGTCAGTGGTGAGAGAAAAATGACATAACTCTTACCCTCAGGTTGAGGGTGAGGGTTGAGGGTCCGACTTGAGGGTCACCCGAGCACGAGCACCGGACGAGAGGGATCGACGTGGCGGCACCGCAGAACTACCTGGCGGTCATCAAGGTGGTCGGGATCGGCGGTGGTGGCGTCAACGCCGTCAACCGCATGATCGAGGTCGGATTGAAGGGCGTGGAGTTCATCGCCGTCAATACCGATGCTCAGGCCCTGTTGATGAGCGACGCCGACGTCAAACTCGACGTCGGCCGAGAGTTGACTCGGGGGCTTGGCGCCGGCGCCGACCCTGAGGTCGGCAAGAAGGCGGCGGAGGATCACGCCGAAGAAATCGAGGAGGTCCTGCGCGGAGCCGACATGGTCTTCGTGACGGCCGGCGAGGGGGGTGGCACCGGGACCGGAGGTGCACCTGTCGTCGCCAAGATCGCGCGGTCCCTGGGTGCCCTGACGATCGGTGTGGTGACCCGTCCGTTCACCTTCGAGGGGCGCCGGCGCGGTGTGCAGGCAGACGCCGGCATCGAGTCGTTGCGCGAAGAGGTGGACACCCTCATCACGATCCCGAACGACCGCCTGCTCTCCATCAGTGACCGGAACGTCTCGGTGCTGGACGCGTTCAAGTCCGCCGACCAGGTGCTCCTCTCCGGTGTCCAGGGCATCACCGACCTGATCACCACCCCGGGCCTGATCAACCTCGACTTCGCCGACGTCAAGTCGGTGATGCAGGGCGCCGGGAGTGCCTTGATGGGGATCGGCTCGGCCCGAGGCGAGGACCGCGCGGTGCAGGCCTCCGAGCTGGCGATCTCCTCGCCGTTGCTGGAAGCGAGCATCGATGGTGCGCACGGTGTGCTGCTGTCCATCCAGGGCGGCAGCGATCTGGGTCTGTTCGAGATCCACGAAGCAGCCCGTCTGGTGCAGGAGGCCGCCCACCCGGAGGCCAACATCATCTTCGGTGCGGTCATCGACGACGCCCTCGGTGACGAGGTCCGGGTCACCGTGATCGCAGCCGGGTTCGACTCGGGAACGAACGTGACGCCGTCCAGCACGCAGGGGACACGGCAGGCCGCCACGTCCCAGCAGCCCCCGTCAGCAGCGGTGCGCACGGCGCAGCCCCCCGCCCAGGCCGAGCAGCCGCCCGCAGCGCCCGAACCGGCACCGCGGACCAGTGGGTCCGAGAATGGCGACCCGGCTCCGGCGCCGGCTCCCGAACCTGCGCCGGTGGCCGGTCAGAGTGGGCAGCCACCTGCGGCGAACCCGCTCGAGGTGCCCCGGGTGTTCGACGAGGAGCCGCGCAATCGACGCGAGGACGACCTGGACGTGCCCGACTTCCTCAAGTGAGGTGCTCCAGGCTGAGCTGGGGCCGGGTGCTCGCGGGCTGTTCACCACTCGCGCCGGTGGACGGAGCGAGGCGCCGTACCGCGGGCTGAACCTGGGAGCCGGTGTCGGTGACCGTCTCGACGATGTCGCACGCAATCGTGACGAGGTGGCCGCCGAGGTCGGCGCTCCTGTGGTGTACCTGCGGCAGGTGCACTTGGCCGACGTGATCGTGCGGTCCGAGCGTGCCGCTGCAGCCATCGCACTCGGGGAAGAACCGACGGCGGACGGTGTGGTGCTCACGTCTGCCGACCTGGCGGCCGCGGTGCTGGTGGCCGACTGTGTGCCGGTGTTGCTGGCGGCGGAGTCGGGGGCGGTGGCGGCGGTGCACGCGGGCCGCCGCGGACTGCTCGCCGGCATCGTGACGGCGGCGATCGGGGCGATGGCCGCCGTCGGGCACCCGGCGAGGTACGCCGCGATCGGTCCGTCGATCTGCGGTCAGTGCTACGAGGTACCGGCCGACCTGCGAGCGGAAGCGTCCGAGCGCATGCCGGCGCTTGCCGCGACGACGTCGTGGGGGACGCCTTCGCTGGATCTGCGCGCCGGGGTGCTCGGCGAGCTGGCCGCAGCCGACGTGCACGAGGTGGACCAGCACGCGGCGTGCACGCGGGAGGACCGACGGTTCTTCTCCTACCGCCGGGACGGCGTGACGGGTCGTTGTGCAGGTGTCGTGCGGCTGCGCTGACTCCGGACGGCTGCGACACGCCGCAAGGGGCTCCCGCTGACGGCGGGATGCCTGGTCTAGCGTCGTAGACAAGGATCGACCAGCCCCGGTTCGCCGGAACAAGACAAGGAGCAGGCATGGGAGCACTGCGCAAGACGATGCTGTATCTCGGCCTCTCCGAGGCCGACCAGGAGCGTGAGGACCAGTACCTCGGTGGCGAGTACGAGGACGGCTACGCCGAGATCGCCCACGACGACTACGACGAGCCCGCCCAGGAGGCTCAAGTGACCCCGATCAGCCAAGCCGCATCGCACGCCGGCCACAACCTGCGTCGCATCACCACGGTGCATCCGCGCACCTACACCGATGCCAAGGCGATCGGTGAGGCCTTCCGTGGTGGCACGCCGGTGATCATGAACCTCACCGACATGTCCGACGCCGAGGCCAAGCGGCTCGTGGATTTCTCAGCCGGTCTGATCTTCGGTCTGCACGGGAGCATCGAGCGTGTGACGAACAAGGTCTTCCTGCTCTCGCCTGCGACTGTCGAGGTGGCCAGCGAGCGCCAGGAGCCCGAGACGACCACCCGATTCTTCAACCAGAGCTGACGTGGGCTGGCTCTTCGGGCTTCTCTACCTCGTCGTCCTGCTCTACCTGGTGGCGCTGCTCGTCCGGATGGGCTTCGACTGGGTGAGTTATTTCGCGAGGGACTGGAAGCCTCGGGGGCTCGCGCTCATCGTGGCGGAGATGGTCTACACCCCCACTGACCCGCCGCTGAAGGCGCTCCGCCGCCTCATCCCGCCGCTACGCGTCGGGGGCATCGCACTCGATGTCGGGTTCATCATCGTCCTCGTGGGGTGCTGGATCCTGCTGTTCATCTTCGGAGGCCTCGCCACCGTGTGACGCGTAGAGTGACAACATCGGCTACGGTGATCTTCGCCGAACCCTTAACTTCCGAGCCTGCGACAACCGCTGGCCCGACCGACACAGACCGAGGTGACGAGAATGGCTCTGCTCACGGCAGACGACGTCCTCAACAAGAAGTTCCAGCCCACCAAGTTCCGTGAGGGGTACGACCAGGACGAGGTGGATGACTTCCTCGACGAGGTCGTCAACACCCTGCGGGTCGTCGGGGGCGAGAACGAGGAGCTGAAGGCGAAGCTCGAGGCAGCGGAGCAGCGGATCGCCGAGCTGTCCGGTGGTGCCGAGGCAGCGCCCGCACCGGCCGAGACACCCGCCGAGCAGACCACCCAGCTCGCCGCGGTCGGTGGTGAGCAGGAGGAGAGTGCTCCGGCCGAGCCCGAGGAAGCCGCCGAGGCGCCCGCTGAGACCACTGAGGCACCCGCCGAGGCGGCCGCGCCCGCCGAGCAGGCAGCGGAGACCACCACCACGGCTGCTGCAGCCTCCGGGACCGAGCCCGAGTCCGCGACCGGAATGCTCCAGCTGGCCCAGCGGCTGCACGACGAGTACGTCAACAACGGAAAGGCGGAGGCCGACCGGTTGGTCTCCGAGGCGCGTGTCGAGGGCGAGCGGGTCACCCGCGAGGCCGACGAGCAGCGCACCCGCACCCTCAGCCAGCTCGAGGGGGAGCGCTCGCTGCTGGAGCGCAAGATCGACGAGCTGCGGGTCTTCGAGCGTGACTACCGCACCCGCTTGAAGAGCTACCTCGAGGGTCTGCTCAGCGACGTCGAGGGCCGCGGGAGCATCGCCTCCCAGTACGCCTCCGGCGAGCAGAGCGACTCGCGCCGCCCGTAAGGCGCGCACACCACCGCAGGCGTTCGGCGGGTCCCCGCATTCGGGGGCCCGCCGTCGTCATGACTGAGAGGGCCGCCCATGGCAGGCGCACACGAGAAGCGGGACGGCGCGCAGACCGGTACCGATGACGGCACGCGTGAGCACCGCCATCGGCGTCTGCTGCGGGTGGTGCTGCTGCTGACCCTCGGTGTGCTGGTGCTGGACCAGGCCACCAAACAGTGGGCCCTGGCCACCATCGCCGAGGGTGAGTACCACCCACTCCTCGGGGATCTGCTCGGGGTGAGCCTCGTGTTCAACTCCGGGGCTGCGTTCTCCCTCGCGGAAGGCGCCACCTGGCTGTTCACGATCGCCGCCGTGGTCGTCGCTGTGGTCATCGTGAAGGTCGCGCGCCGCCTCGGCTCGCTCTCCTGGGCGATCGCACTGGGTGCGCTGCTGGGCGGCAATCTCGGCAACCTGGGTGACCGGCTGTTCCGAGACCCGGGCTTCGCCGTCGGGCACGTGGTGGACTTCATCAACTACGGCGGCTACTTCGTGGGCAATGTGGCAGACATCGCCATCGTGCTCTCCGCGGGTGCGATCGCGGTACTCAGCTTCCGCGGCATCGGTCTCAGCGGTGCCCGGTCCGGGGCGTCGGCCACACCCGCCGACACCGACGATGGTGAGCCCGCCGGGTCCGGCGACGACGAACCGGGCGACGAGCACGTGACGGAGGGCCGATCCGATGGCTGACGTGCGTTCCTTGCCGGTCCCGGACGGGCTCGCCGGTGAACGTGTGGACGCCGCACTGGCCCGGATGCTGGGGCTCAGCCGGACCAAGGCCGCTGAGCTGGCTGCCGACGGGCAGGTACTCCTGGACGGACGCGAACTGGGCAAGTCCGACCGTCTCGTGGCCGGCGGGTGGCTCGAGGTCACCCTGCCCGACCTCACCGCCGCACCTCCCGCGCCACCGGAGCCGGTGCCTGGGATGGCGATCCGCCTGGATGACGACGACGTGGTGGTGGTGGACAAGCCCGTCGGGGTGGCCGCGCACCCGAGCCCGGGATGGACCGGACCGACCGTGATCGGTGGACTGGCCGCCGCGGGTTACCGGATCTCGACCTCCGGCGCTGCCGAGCGTCAGGGCGTGGTGCACCGGCTCGACGTCGGCACCTCGGGCCTGATGGTGGTGGCCAAGAGCGAGCGTGCCTACACCCGGCTCAAGCGCGCGTTCAAGGAGCGCACCGTGGAGAAGGTGTACCACGCTGTCGTGCAGGGCCACCCGGACCCGACGACCGGAACCGTGGACGCCCCGATCGGCCGGCACCCGCAGCACGACTACAAGTGGGCGGTGGTCGCCGAGGGACGTCCGAGCGTGACGCACTACGAGACCCTCGAGGCGATGCGCAGCGCGACCCTGCTGGAGATCCACCTGGAGACCGGCCGCACACACCAGATCCGGGTGCACATGGCGGCGCTGAGGCACCCCTGCGCCGGTGACCTCACCTACGGAGCGGACCCGGTCCTGGCTGGTCGTCTCGGGCTGCAGCGCCAGTGGTTGCACGCCATGCGACTCGGGTTCACTCATCCCGGCACGGACTCGTGGGTCGAGGTGAGCAGCACCTATCCGGCCGACCTGCAGCACGCTCTGGACGGGCTGCGCGATGGCTGAGGTGCAGGTGGTGCGTGCCGGGCCGGAGGATCTGGCCCGGGTGCACGCGATCAGGTTCGAGGTGTTCGTCACCGAGCAGGGCGTGGCCGAGAGCGACGAGTTGGACGACCGGGACGGTGAACCAGGCACGGTGCACCTGCTGGCGGTCAGCACGGGCGACGGCGTCCGCTCGCCTGGGGGCTTCGAGGCGACCGAGGACCTGGGTACCGCTCGCCTGTTGGACGACGGTGGTGTGGCGCACGTCTCCCGGGTCGCTGTCCGCTCCGCCGCCCGCGGGCTCGGTGTGGGACGAGCGCTGATGGAGGCGCTCGAACGAGAGGCGCTTGCCGCGCACGCCGCCCGCGCACCCGATGGGGTGGTGCGGGTCGAGCTCTCCGCTCAGGAGACGGCGATCGCTTTCTACGCGGCACTCGGGTACGAGGTGGGCAGCGAGCGCTATACCGAAGCCGGTATCTGGCACCGCGACGCGGTGAAGCTGCTGCACGTCGACGGCAGCTGAGGAATGGACCTGTGGGCCCTTGCCGCGGCGCTCGGCTACTGTGCGCTCTCGGCAGTGGTCATGGTGCTGCCCGCTGAGGTCTATCTGCTCGGCGCTGCCTTGGTCGCCGATGTCCCTCCGGTGTGGCTGGCGGCAGCGGGTGCGACGGGGCAGGTGGCCGGAAAGATGCTCTCCTACCTGGTCGGCCGCGGTGTTCTGGACGTGGCGCGCTGGCGTGCCAAGCCGAACGCGCGGTGGGCCGATCGGATCCGTACCGTCGAGCAGTGGTGCGCGGCCCACACGTGGGGTCCGTCCGCCGTCACGCTGGTGAGTGCGTTCGCCGGTCTACCGCCGTATGCGCTGGTCGCCGTGCTGGCGGGGACGCTGCGCATGCGGTGGTGGCTGTTCGCCGGGCTGTCCCTGATCGGGCGGTTCCTGCGATTCTGGGCCGTGGTCGCTGTACCGGAGCTGCTGCCGGGAACGTTGTTCGGCATCTGAGGAGCGCAGGTCCGCACAGCCGTCATCCGGCTAGTGCCAACAGGCGTCGCATCGCCTCGGTGATCGTGGCCTCGGATTTCACGAACGTGAACCGCACCCAGGTGGCGAGGTTGTCGGTGACGGCGGAGCCGGCCGTGGTGAACGCCGTCGCCGGAACAGCGACGACACCGGCGAGCTCGGGCAGCCGCCGGCACAGGTGCGCGCCGGTGCGCACACCGGTGCCGGCCAGCGGCCCCTCCAGCAGTGGCCGCGCGTCGGCCATCACGAAGTAGGTGCCGGCGGCAGCCACCGGGGCGAAGCCCGCCTCGCGCAGGCCGCTGGTGAGCTGGTCGCGACGCCGCGCCAGCGACTCGCGTAGGCGGACGAGCCAGTCGGCCTCGGGGGAGTCGGACGTCTCCAGCCCGAGCGCCACCGCAACAGCCGGTTGGAACGGCGCCCCGCTGGTATAGGTGAGGAACTGCTTGACGGTACGGACCGCCTCGACAAGATCGGCCGGCCCGCTCACCCAGCCGATCTTCCACCCGGTCACCGAGAAGGACTTCCCGGCCGAGGAGATCGTCAGGGTGCGTTCGGCGGCCCCGGGCAAGGTCGCGATCGGGACGTGCGCCACACCGTCATAGGTGAGGTGCTCGTACACCTCGTCGGTGACCACGACGGCGTCATGCGCCTGCGCGAGGCGGGCCACCTCGGCCAGTTCGGCAGGGGTGAGGACAGCGCCGGTGGGGTTGTGCGGGCTGTTCAGCAAGATCACCCGGGTGCGATCGGTGACGGCGGCGCGCAGGCCGTCGAGATCCAGGCTGAATCCGTGCGTGCCGGGCACCAGTGCGGTCCGGGTGTGCCGGGCACCGGCGAGCGCGATCACCGCCGCGTAGGAGTCGTAGTACGGCTCCAGCGTCAGTACCTCGTCCCCGGGCCCGGCCAGTGCCAGGATTGCCGCGGCGATCGCCTCGGTGGCGCCAGTGGTCACCAGCACCTGATGGTCGGGGTCGAGCCTGAGGCCGTAGTGCCGCAGCTGGTGTGCGGCGATCTCCTCGCGTAGCGCGGGGATGCCCGGCCCCGGCGGGTACTGGTTGATCCCGTCGGTGATGGCGCGCGCAGCGGCGTCCGTCACGGCGCGCGGGCCCTGCTCGTCCGGGAATCCTTGCCCGAGGTTCACTGCCCCGGTCCGGGTGGCCAGACCTGTCATCTCCGCGAAGATCGTCGGGCGGGTGGTGCCGTTCGGGGTCAGCAGCCCGGCCGCCCGGGCGACCCCCTGCCAGGGCAGCTGCGGTGCGGGTGACGATGTGCTCATAGGTCCTCACGATCGCGGACGGGGCGGACGACCCGGTGTCGGTGGGGGCGCTTAGACTCATCGTATGGCTGATGATTTCGTCCACCTGCACGTGCACACCGAGTACTCGATGCTCGACGGAGCGGCCAGGTTGGACGATCTCTTCGCCGAGGCCCAGCGCCTGGGGCAGACTGCGCTGGCCACCACCGACCACGGCTACCTCTTCGGGGCCTACGACTTCTGGTCCAAGGCGCGCAAGTACGGGATCAAGCCGATCATCGGGGTCGAGGCCTATGTCACCCCGGGCACCAGCAGGTTCGACAAGACACGCGTGCGATGGGGCGAGGCCGACCAGGCCAGGGACGACGTCTCCGCCCGTGGTGCGTACACGCACATGACGATCCTGGCCAAGGACACCCCCGGGATGCACAACCTGTTCCGGATGAGCTCACTGGCGTCCCTGGAAGGCCAGCTGGGTAAGTGGCCCCGGATGGACCGCGAACTGTTGCAGACCTACTCCAAGGGCCTGATCGCCACCAGTGGGTGCCCCTCTGGTGAGGTTCAGGTCCGCCTGCGCCTGGGGCAGTACGAGGAAGCAGTCCGTGCTGCCGGGGAGCTGCAGGACATCTTCGGCAAGGAGAACTACTACATCGAGCTGATGGACCACGGGCTCGACATCGAACGCCGGGTCACCAAGGACCTGCTGCGGCTCGCCAAGGAGATCAACGCCCCCTTGCTGGCCACGAACGACCTGCACTACACCAAGCATGAGGATGCGCACGCGCATGAGGCCCTGTTGTGCGTGCAGTCCGGGTCCACGCTCGAAGAGCCCACTTACGATCAGGGTGGGAAGCGGTTCGCCTTCGGAGGCAGTGGCTACTACCTGAAGTCCGGGGCGGAGATGCGCGAGCTTTTCGCCGAGTTCCCCGAAGCGTGTGACAACACTCTCCGGGTGGCCGAGCAGTGCGAGGTGACCTTCACCGAGGAGGTCGGCAAGTACATGCCGCACTACCCGGTGCCCGAGGGAGAGGACGAGGTCTCCACCTTCGTCAAGGCAGTCGAGACCGGACTGCAGGAGCGGTACAACGGCGCGGTACCGGAGGCGTCCCGCAAGCAGGCCGAGTACGAGATCGGGGTGATCACCGGCAAGGGGTACGCCGGGTACTACCTCGTCGTCGCCGACTTCATCAACTGGGCTAAGGAGAACGGCATCCGGGTCGGCCCGGGCCGTGGCTCGGGTGCGGGCTCGATCGCGGCGTACGCGATGAGCATCACCGAGCTCGACCCGCTCGAGCACGGACTCATCTTCGAGCGGTTCCTCAATCCTGAGCGCGAGTCGATGCCGGACTTCGACATCGACTTCGACGAGCGCCGTCGCAGCGAGGTGATCCGGTACGTCAGCGACAAGTACGGCGAAGACAAGGTCACCTACATCGTCACCTACGGCACCATCAAGGCGAAGCAGGCCCTCAAGGATTCCGCCCGCGTGCTCGGCTACCCGTTCGCGATGGGAGAGAAACTCACCAAGGTGATGCCGGCGGCCGCGATGGGTAAGGACGTCTCCCTCGCGGGGATGTTCGACCCGGACGACAAGCGCTACGCCGAGGCGGACGAGTTCCGGTCGGTGGTCAACGCCGACCCGGACGCCAAGCGAGTGCTCGAGACCGCGCGCGGACTGGAGAACCTGAAGCGTCAGTGGGGTGTGCACGCGGCGGGTGTCGTCATCGCCAGCGAGCCGCTGCTGGACATCATCCCGATCATGCGCCGCGAGCAGGACGGTGCCGTGATCACCCAGGTGGACTTCCCGGCGGGGGAGGACCTCGGTCTGGTGAAGATGGACTTCCTCGGACTGCGCAACCTCACTATCCTCGACGACGCTCTCGACAACATCGTCGTCAACGGCAAGGACCCGGTGCGGGTGGAGGACCTCACCCTGGACGATCGGGCCACCTACGAACTGCTCGGCCGCGGGGAGACTCTCGGCTTGTTCCAGCTCGACGGCGGGGGGATGCGGTCCCTGCTGCGGATGATGAAGCCGGACAACTTCGAGGACATCTCCGCCGTCGGTGCGCTGTACCGCCCAGGCCCGATGGGCGCGAACTCGCACACCAACTACGCACTGCGCAAGAACGGCCAGCAGCCGATCACCCCGATCCACCCGGAGCTCGCCGAACCGCTGGACCCCGTCCTCGGAACCACCTACGGCCTGATCGTGTATCAGGAGCAGGTGATGGAGATCGCGCAGAAGCTGGCCGGGTACTCGCTCGGACAAGCCGACCTGCTCCGCCGCGCGATGGGGAAGAAGAAGAAGTCGGTGCTCGATGCGGAGTACTCCACCTTCGAGGCCGGGATGAAGGCGAACGGGTACTCCGCGAACGCGGTGAAGACCCTCTGGGAGATCCTGCTGCCGTTCTCCGACTACGCGTTCAACAAGGCGCACTCGGCGGCCTATGGTGTGGTCTCGTACTGGACCGCGTACCTCAAGGCCCACTATCCGGCCGAGTACATGGCCGCGCTGCTCACCTCGACCCGGGACGACAAGGACAAGTCCGCGCTGTACCTCGGTGAGTGCCGCCGGATGCGCATCACCGTGCTGCCGCCGGATGTGAACGCCTCAGCGGCGACGTTCACCCCGGTGGGGACCGACATCCGGTTCGGTCTGGCCGCGGTGCGCAACGTCGGGCAGAACGTGGTGGCGGCGATCGCGCAAGCCCGGGAGGAGAAGGGGGACTTCACCTCCTTCACCGACTTCCTGGAGAAGGTGCCCGCCGTCGTCTGCAACAAGCGCACCATCGAGTCCCTGATCAAGGCCGGTGCGTTCGACTCGCTGGGACACACCCGCCGCTCGCTGCTGATGATCCACGAGCAGGCCGTCGACGCCGTCATCGGGGTCAAGCGCAAGGAAGCCGAAGGACAGTTCGACCTGTTCGCCGGCCTCGGCGGGGACGATGAGGACGGGGCCGGCGCGGGGTTCTCGGTCGAGGTCCCGGACCTTCCCGAGTGGGACAAGAAGCAGAAGTTGGCGTTCGAGCGGGAGATGCTCGGGTTGTACGTCTCCGATCACCCGCTCTCCGG
Proteins encoded:
- a CDS encoding DivIVA domain-containing protein; the encoded protein is MALLTADDVLNKKFQPTKFREGYDQDEVDDFLDEVVNTLRVVGGENEELKAKLEAAEQRIAELSGGAEAAPAPAETPAEQTTQLAAVGGEQEESAPAEPEEAAEAPAETTEAPAEAAAPAEQAAETTTTAAAASGTEPESATGMLQLAQRLHDEYVNNGKAEADRLVSEARVEGERVTREADEQRTRTLSQLEGERSLLERKIDELRVFERDYRTRLKSYLEGLLSDVEGRGSIASQYASGEQSDSRRP
- a CDS encoding cell division protein SepF, with the protein product MGALRKTMLYLGLSEADQEREDQYLGGEYEDGYAEIAHDDYDEPAQEAQVTPISQAASHAGHNLRRITTVHPRTYTDAKAIGEAFRGGTPVIMNLTDMSDAEAKRLVDFSAGLIFGLHGSIERVTNKVFLLSPATVEVASERQEPETTTRFFNQS
- a CDS encoding YqaA family protein, which codes for MDLWALAAALGYCALSAVVMVLPAEVYLLGAALVADVPPVWLAAAGATGQVAGKMLSYLVGRGVLDVARWRAKPNARWADRIRTVEQWCAAHTWGPSAVTLVSAFAGLPPYALVAVLAGTLRMRWWLFAGLSLIGRFLRFWAVVAVPELLPGTLFGI
- a CDS encoding RluA family pseudouridine synthase, which encodes MADVRSLPVPDGLAGERVDAALARMLGLSRTKAAELAADGQVLLDGRELGKSDRLVAGGWLEVTLPDLTAAPPAPPEPVPGMAIRLDDDDVVVVDKPVGVAAHPSPGWTGPTVIGGLAAAGYRISTSGAAERQGVVHRLDVGTSGLMVVAKSERAYTRLKRAFKERTVEKVYHAVVQGHPDPTTGTVDAPIGRHPQHDYKWAVVAEGRPSVTHYETLEAMRSATLLEIHLETGRTHQIRVHMAALRHPCAGDLTYGADPVLAGRLGLQRQWLHAMRLGFTHPGTDSWVEVSSTYPADLQHALDGLRDG
- a CDS encoding signal peptidase II, yielding MAGAHEKRDGAQTGTDDGTREHRHRRLLRVVLLLTLGVLVLDQATKQWALATIAEGEYHPLLGDLLGVSLVFNSGAAFSLAEGATWLFTIAAVVVAVVIVKVARRLGSLSWAIALGALLGGNLGNLGDRLFRDPGFAVGHVVDFINYGGYFVGNVADIAIVLSAGAIAVLSFRGIGLSGARSGASATPADTDDGEPAGSGDDEPGDEHVTEGRSDG
- a CDS encoding GNAT family N-acetyltransferase, with translation MAEVQVVRAGPEDLARVHAIRFEVFVTEQGVAESDELDDRDGEPGTVHLLAVSTGDGVRSPGGFEATEDLGTARLLDDGGVAHVSRVAVRSAARGLGVGRALMEALEREALAAHAARAPDGVVRVELSAQETAIAFYAALGYEVGSERYTEAGIWHRDAVKLLHVDGS
- a CDS encoding YggT family protein, which translates into the protein MGWLFGLLYLVVLLYLVALLVRMGFDWVSYFARDWKPRGLALIVAEMVYTPTDPPLKALRRLIPPLRVGGIALDVGFIIVLVGCWILLFIFGGLATV
- a CDS encoding aminotransferase class I/II-fold pyridoxal phosphate-dependent enzyme, whose translation is MSTSSPAPQLPWQGVARAAGLLTPNGTTRPTIFAEMTGLATRTGAVNLGQGFPDEQGPRAVTDAAARAITDGINQYPPGPGIPALREEIAAHQLRHYGLRLDPDHQVLVTTGATEAIAAAILALAGPGDEVLTLEPYYDSYAAVIALAGARHTRTALVPGTHGFSLDLDGLRAAVTDRTRVILLNSPHNPTGAVLTPAELAEVARLAQAHDAVVVTDEVYEHLTYDGVAHVPIATLPGAAERTLTISSAGKSFSVTGWKIGWVSGPADLVEAVRTVKQFLTYTSGAPFQPAVAVALGLETSDSPEADWLVRLRESLARRRDQLTSGLREAGFAPVAAAGTYFVMADARPLLEGPLAGTGVRTGAHLCRRLPELAGVVAVPATAFTTAGSAVTDNLATWVRFTFVKSEATITEAMRRLLALAG